A genomic window from Paramormyrops kingsleyae isolate MSU_618 chromosome 23, PKINGS_0.4, whole genome shotgun sequence includes:
- the ago4 gene encoding protein argonaute-4 isoform X2, with the protein MEALGPGPPTPTSLFQPPRRPGLGTVGKPIRLLANHFQVQIPKIDVYHYDIDIKPEKRPRRVNREVVDTMVRHFKMQIFGDRQPGYDGKRNMYTAHPLPIGRERVDLEVTLPGEGKDQTFKVSLQWVSVVSLQMLLEALSGHLNEVPEDSVQALDVITRHLPSMRYTPVGRSFFSPPEGYYHPLGGGREVWFGFHQSVRPAMWNMMLNIDVSATAFYRSQPVIEFMCEVLDIQNINEQTKPLTDSQRVKFTKEIRGLKVEVTHCGQMKRKYRVCNVTRRPASHQTFPLQLENGQAMECTVAQYFKQKYSLQLKYPHLPCLQVGQEQKHTYLPLEVCNIVAGQRCIKKLTDNQTSTMIKATARSAPDRQEEISRLVKSNSMVGGPDPYLKEFGIVVHNDMTEVTGRVLPAPMLQYGGRNKTVATPNQGVWDMRGKQFYAGIEIKVWAVACFAPQKQCREDLLKSFTDQLRKISKDAGMPIQGQPCFCKYAQGADSVEPMFKHLKMSYVGLQLIVVILPGKTPVYAEVKRVGDTLLGMATQCVQVKNVVKTSPQTLSNLCLKINAKLGGINNVLVPHQRPSVFQQPVIFLGADVTHPPAGDGKKPSIAAVVGSMDGHPSRYCATVRVQTSRQDLSQEQLFSQEVIQDLTNMVRELLIQFYKSTRFKPTRIIYYRGGVSEGQMKQVAWPELIAIRKACISLEEDYRPGITYIVVQKRHHTRLFCSDKTERVGKSGNVPAGTTVDSTITHPSEFDFYLCSHAGIQGTSRPSHYHVLWDDNCFTADELQLLTYQLCHTYVRCTRSVSIPAPAYYARLVAFRARYHLVDKDHDSAEGSHVSGQSNGRDPQALAKAVQIHYDTQHTMYFA; encoded by the exons GCCCACCTACTCCTACCTCCCTCTTCCAGCCCCCACGGCGCCCTGGCCTTGGCACAGTGGGCAAGCCCATCCGCCTGCTGGCCAACCACTTCCAGGTGCAGATACCCAAGATTGACGTCTACCACTATGACATCGACATCAAGCCGGAGAAGCGACCTCGCCGGGTCAACAG AGAGGTGGTGGACACCATGGTGAGGCATTTCAAGATGCAGATTTTTGGGGACCGGCAACCGGGCTATGATGGCAAGAGGAACATGTACACAGCGCATCCACTGCCGATTGGACGCGAACGG GTGGACTTGGAGGTGACGCTGCCTGGGGAGGGGAAGGACCAGACCTTTAAGGTCTCCCTGCAGTGGGTGTCCGTGGTCAGCTTGCAGATGCTCCTGGAGGCGCTGTCGGGCCACCTGAACGAGGTCCCCGAGGACTCTGTGCAGGCCTTGGATGTCATCACCCGGCACCTGCCCTCCATGAG GTACACACCTGTGGGCCGCTCCTTCTTCTCCCCACCGGAGGGATACTATCACCCCCTTGGTGGGGGCCGCGAGGTGTGGTTTGGTTTTCATCAGTCAGTACGGCCAGCCATGTGGAACATGATGCTCAATATCGACG TGTCAGCCACGGCCTTTTACCGCTCCCAGCCTGTCATCGAGTTTATGTGCGAGGTGCTGGACATCCAGAACATCAATGAGCAGACCAAGCCGCTGACTGACTCGCAGCGTGTCAAGTTCACCAAGGAGATTCGAG GGCTGAAGGTGGAGGTGACGCACTGCGGCCAGATGAAGAGGAAGTACCGCGTGTGTAACGTCACCCGTCGGCCCGCCAGCCATCAGAC ATTCCCGCTGCAGCTAGAGAACGGACAGGCCATGGAGTGCACAGTGGCACAGTACTTTAAGCAGAAGTACAGCCTGCAGCTGAAGTACCCACACCTGCCCTGCCTGCAAGTGGGCCAGGAGCAGAAGCACACCTACCTACCCCTGGAG GTTTGTAACATCGTCGCCGGACAGCGCTGCATCAAAAAGCTCACTGATAATCAGACCTCCACCATGATCAAAGCCACCGCGCGCTCGGCTCCCGACAGACAGGAGGAGATCAGCCGACTG GTCAAAAGTAACAGCATGGTGGGCGGGCCCGACCCTTACCTGAAAGAGTTTGGCATCGTTGTGCACAATGACATGACGGAGGTGACTGGGCGGGTCCTCCCAGCGCCCATGCTGCAGTACGGGGGCCGG AACAAGACGGTGGCCACGCCTAATCAGGGTGTGTGGGACATGAGGGGCAAGCAGTTTTATGCTGGCATTGAGATCAAGGTTTGGGCCGTTGCCTGCTTTGCCCCTCAGAAGCAGTGCCGCGAGGATCTGCTGAA GAGCTTCACCGATCAGCTTCGTAAAATATCAAAAGACGCGGGGATGCCCATCCAAGGCCAGCCCTGCTTCTGTAAGTACGCCCAGGGCGCGGACAGCGTGGAGCCCATGTTCAAGCACCTGAAGATGTCCTATGTGGGTCTGCAGCTCATCGTGGTCATCCTGCCGGGGAAGACGCCGGTGTACG ctgagGTGAAGCGTGTTGGGGACACTCTGTTGGGCATGGCTACCCAGTGTGTCCAGGTGAAAAATGTAGTGAAGACCTCTCCCCAGACGCTGTCCAACCTCTGCCTGAAGATCAACGCCAAGCTGGGTGGCATCAACAATGTGCTGGTGCCCCATCAgag GCCCTCTGTGTTCCAGCAGCCGGTCATCTTCCTGGGGGCAGACGTGACACACCCCCCCGCCGGCGACGGCAAGAAGCCTTCGATCGCGGCAGTGGTGGGCAGCATGGATGGCCATCCCAGCCGCTACTGTGCCACGGTGCGCGTGCAGACGTCCCGCCAGGACCTGTCCCAGGAGCAGCTCTTCAGCCAGGAAGTCATCCAGGACCTGACCAACATGGTGCGTGAGCTGCTGATCCAATTCTACAAGTCCACTCGCTTCAAGCCCACGCGGATCATCTACTATCGGGGTGGCGTCTCCGAGGGCCAGATGAAGCAG GTGGCTTGGCCTGAGCTCATTGCCATCCGGAAGGCTTGCATCAGCCTGGAGGAGGATTACCGGCCGGGAATCACCTATATCGTAGTTCAGAAGCGGCACCACACACGACTCTTCTGCTCAGACAAGACTGAGAGG GTGGGCAAGAGTGGGAATGTTCCGGCAGGTACCACAGTGGACAGCACCATCACCCATCCGTCTGAGTTCGATTTCTATCTGTGTAGCCACGCTGGCATTCAG GGCACCAGCCGGCCCTCGCACTACCACGTCTTATGGGACGACAACTGCTTCACGGCCGACGAGCTGCAGCTGCTCACCTACCAGCTGTGCCACACCTACGTGCGCTGTACCCGCTCCGTCTCCATCCCGGCGCCCGCCTACTATGCCCGGCTTGTTGCGTTCCGCGCACGGTACCACCTGGTAGACAAGGACCACGACAG CGCGGAGGGCAGCCACGTTTCGGGCCAGAGTAACGGCCGTGACCCCCAGGCTCTGGCTAAAGCCGTCCAGATTCACTATGACACCCAGCACACCATGTACTTTGCTTGA
- the ago4 gene encoding protein argonaute-4 isoform X1, with amino-acid sequence MEALGPGPPTPTSLFQPPRRPGLGTVGKPIRLLANHFQVQIPKIDVYHYDIDIKPEKRPRRVNREVVDTMVRHFKMQIFGDRQPGYDGKRNMYTAHPLPIGRERVDLEVTLPGEGKDQTFKVSLQWVSVVSLQMLLEALSGHLNEVPEDSVQALDVITRHLPSMRYTPVGRSFFSPPEGYYHPLGGGREVWFGFHQSVRPAMWNMMLNIDVSATAFYRSQPVIEFMCEVLDIQNINEQTKPLTDSQRVKFTKEIRGLKVEVTHCGQMKRKYRVCNVTRRPASHQTFPLQLENGQAMECTVAQYFKQKYSLQLKYPHLPCLQVGQEQKHTYLPLEVCNIVAGQRCIKKLTDNQTSTMIKATARSAPDRQEEISRLVKSNSMVGGPDPYLKEFGIVVHNDMTEVTGRVLPAPMLQYGGRVSTDTGRDCGRNKTVATPNQGVWDMRGKQFYAGIEIKVWAVACFAPQKQCREDLLKSFTDQLRKISKDAGMPIQGQPCFCKYAQGADSVEPMFKHLKMSYVGLQLIVVILPGKTPVYAEVKRVGDTLLGMATQCVQVKNVVKTSPQTLSNLCLKINAKLGGINNVLVPHQRPSVFQQPVIFLGADVTHPPAGDGKKPSIAAVVGSMDGHPSRYCATVRVQTSRQDLSQEQLFSQEVIQDLTNMVRELLIQFYKSTRFKPTRIIYYRGGVSEGQMKQVAWPELIAIRKACISLEEDYRPGITYIVVQKRHHTRLFCSDKTERVGKSGNVPAGTTVDSTITHPSEFDFYLCSHAGIQGTSRPSHYHVLWDDNCFTADELQLLTYQLCHTYVRCTRSVSIPAPAYYARLVAFRARYHLVDKDHDSAEGSHVSGQSNGRDPQALAKAVQIHYDTQHTMYFA; translated from the exons GCCCACCTACTCCTACCTCCCTCTTCCAGCCCCCACGGCGCCCTGGCCTTGGCACAGTGGGCAAGCCCATCCGCCTGCTGGCCAACCACTTCCAGGTGCAGATACCCAAGATTGACGTCTACCACTATGACATCGACATCAAGCCGGAGAAGCGACCTCGCCGGGTCAACAG AGAGGTGGTGGACACCATGGTGAGGCATTTCAAGATGCAGATTTTTGGGGACCGGCAACCGGGCTATGATGGCAAGAGGAACATGTACACAGCGCATCCACTGCCGATTGGACGCGAACGG GTGGACTTGGAGGTGACGCTGCCTGGGGAGGGGAAGGACCAGACCTTTAAGGTCTCCCTGCAGTGGGTGTCCGTGGTCAGCTTGCAGATGCTCCTGGAGGCGCTGTCGGGCCACCTGAACGAGGTCCCCGAGGACTCTGTGCAGGCCTTGGATGTCATCACCCGGCACCTGCCCTCCATGAG GTACACACCTGTGGGCCGCTCCTTCTTCTCCCCACCGGAGGGATACTATCACCCCCTTGGTGGGGGCCGCGAGGTGTGGTTTGGTTTTCATCAGTCAGTACGGCCAGCCATGTGGAACATGATGCTCAATATCGACG TGTCAGCCACGGCCTTTTACCGCTCCCAGCCTGTCATCGAGTTTATGTGCGAGGTGCTGGACATCCAGAACATCAATGAGCAGACCAAGCCGCTGACTGACTCGCAGCGTGTCAAGTTCACCAAGGAGATTCGAG GGCTGAAGGTGGAGGTGACGCACTGCGGCCAGATGAAGAGGAAGTACCGCGTGTGTAACGTCACCCGTCGGCCCGCCAGCCATCAGAC ATTCCCGCTGCAGCTAGAGAACGGACAGGCCATGGAGTGCACAGTGGCACAGTACTTTAAGCAGAAGTACAGCCTGCAGCTGAAGTACCCACACCTGCCCTGCCTGCAAGTGGGCCAGGAGCAGAAGCACACCTACCTACCCCTGGAG GTTTGTAACATCGTCGCCGGACAGCGCTGCATCAAAAAGCTCACTGATAATCAGACCTCCACCATGATCAAAGCCACCGCGCGCTCGGCTCCCGACAGACAGGAGGAGATCAGCCGACTG GTCAAAAGTAACAGCATGGTGGGCGGGCCCGACCCTTACCTGAAAGAGTTTGGCATCGTTGTGCACAATGACATGACGGAGGTGACTGGGCGGGTCCTCCCAGCGCCCATGCTGCAGTACGGGGGCCGGGTGAGTACAGACACTGGGAGGGACTGTGGCAGG AACAAGACGGTGGCCACGCCTAATCAGGGTGTGTGGGACATGAGGGGCAAGCAGTTTTATGCTGGCATTGAGATCAAGGTTTGGGCCGTTGCCTGCTTTGCCCCTCAGAAGCAGTGCCGCGAGGATCTGCTGAA GAGCTTCACCGATCAGCTTCGTAAAATATCAAAAGACGCGGGGATGCCCATCCAAGGCCAGCCCTGCTTCTGTAAGTACGCCCAGGGCGCGGACAGCGTGGAGCCCATGTTCAAGCACCTGAAGATGTCCTATGTGGGTCTGCAGCTCATCGTGGTCATCCTGCCGGGGAAGACGCCGGTGTACG ctgagGTGAAGCGTGTTGGGGACACTCTGTTGGGCATGGCTACCCAGTGTGTCCAGGTGAAAAATGTAGTGAAGACCTCTCCCCAGACGCTGTCCAACCTCTGCCTGAAGATCAACGCCAAGCTGGGTGGCATCAACAATGTGCTGGTGCCCCATCAgag GCCCTCTGTGTTCCAGCAGCCGGTCATCTTCCTGGGGGCAGACGTGACACACCCCCCCGCCGGCGACGGCAAGAAGCCTTCGATCGCGGCAGTGGTGGGCAGCATGGATGGCCATCCCAGCCGCTACTGTGCCACGGTGCGCGTGCAGACGTCCCGCCAGGACCTGTCCCAGGAGCAGCTCTTCAGCCAGGAAGTCATCCAGGACCTGACCAACATGGTGCGTGAGCTGCTGATCCAATTCTACAAGTCCACTCGCTTCAAGCCCACGCGGATCATCTACTATCGGGGTGGCGTCTCCGAGGGCCAGATGAAGCAG GTGGCTTGGCCTGAGCTCATTGCCATCCGGAAGGCTTGCATCAGCCTGGAGGAGGATTACCGGCCGGGAATCACCTATATCGTAGTTCAGAAGCGGCACCACACACGACTCTTCTGCTCAGACAAGACTGAGAGG GTGGGCAAGAGTGGGAATGTTCCGGCAGGTACCACAGTGGACAGCACCATCACCCATCCGTCTGAGTTCGATTTCTATCTGTGTAGCCACGCTGGCATTCAG GGCACCAGCCGGCCCTCGCACTACCACGTCTTATGGGACGACAACTGCTTCACGGCCGACGAGCTGCAGCTGCTCACCTACCAGCTGTGCCACACCTACGTGCGCTGTACCCGCTCCGTCTCCATCCCGGCGCCCGCCTACTATGCCCGGCTTGTTGCGTTCCGCGCACGGTACCACCTGGTAGACAAGGACCACGACAG CGCGGAGGGCAGCCACGTTTCGGGCCAGAGTAACGGCCGTGACCCCCAGGCTCTGGCTAAAGCCGTCCAGATTCACTATGACACCCAGCACACCATGTACTTTGCTTGA
- the cldn35 gene encoding claudin-4, whose translation MVNTGLQLICFTCAVAGWIMAIAVTALPQWKVTAFIGSNILTSEIVWEGIWMNCIYQTTGHMQCKTYDSMLALPSDIQAARALMCIAIFLGWLSCTVTCCGLKCTTCAGEDRNVKASIALTGGILFIVTGLCVLVPVSWAANNVVRDFYNPAVPLVHKRELGQAIYLGWAAAVMLILSGAVLSSSCPHPDRGYRRGYEGRDYAAGRPTDPPKPISNSTQPVKEYV comes from the coding sequence ATGGTGAACACCGGCCTGCAGCTGATCTGCTTCACTTGTGCGGTGGCGGGCTGGATCATGGCGATCGCCGTGACGGCACTGCCCCAGTGGAAGGTCACCGCCTTCATCGGAAGCAACATCCTGACCTCGGAGATAGTGTGGGAAGGCATCTGGATGAACTGTATCTACCAGACCACGGGTCACATGCAGTGCAAGACATACGACTCCATGCTGGCACTGCCGTCAGATATCCAGGCTGCACGGGCCCTCATGTGCATCGCCATCTTCCTGGGCTGGCTGTCCTGCACCGTCACCTGCTGTGGCCTGAAGTGTACGACCTGTGCCGGCGAGGACCGCAACGTGAAGGCCAGCATTGCTCTGACGGGCGGCATCCTGTTCATCGTCACGGGCCTCTGCGTGCTGGTGCCCGTCTCCTGGGCCGCCAACAATGTGGTACGGGACTTCTACAACCCTGCGGTGCCACTGGTGCACAAGCGTGAGCTGGGCCAGGCCATCTACCTGGGCTGGGCTGCCGCCGTCATGCTCATACTAAGCGGCGCCGTGCTGAGCAGCTCGTGTCCGCACCCTGACCGAGGCTACCGACGCGGTTACGAGGGTCGCGATTACGCTGCAGGCCGGCCCACGGATCCGCCCAAGCCCATCTCCAACAGCACGCAGCCCGTGAAGGAGTATGTCTGA
- the airim gene encoding AFG2-interacting ribosome maturation factor, with protein MSKSEFLSLHQALKRSFQNLEQNQKLWNGMLAECSPLMVSLGNLAEQLHALQNVQLERTPLKGFPDLRERLRFKLLQAVDTVMEKLYEKMAALQAVRDAVSNQAAAVFQLYTQHADALDMATCLQRSATCPSVADMLEWLQDAERHYQWELLKRKALLQMLKPGDLAYLQTSPKRWESLSNRGRDDIITETLCRVALFRESQ; from the exons ATGTCGAAATCTGAGTTTTTGTCACTTCACCAGGCACTGAAAAGGTCCTTTCAGAACCTGGAGCAAAACCAGAAGTTGTGGAATGGTATGTTAGCTGAGTGCTCGCCTTTAATGGTTTCCCTTGGTAACCTGGCAGAGCAGCTTCACGCGCTTCAGAACGTGCAGTTAGAGCGAACACCCCTGAAAGGCTTCCCCGACCTCCGCGAAAGGCTCCGCTTCAAGCTGCTTCAGGCCGTGGACACGGTGATGGAGAAACTCTACGAGAAGAT GGCTGCTTTGCAGGCAGTGCGCGACGCAGTCAGCAACCAGGCCGCAGCTGTATTCCAGCTGTACACCCAACATGCCGATGCCCTCGACATGGCCACCTGTCTTCAGCGGTCAGCCACCTGCCCATCTGTGGCAGACATGCTGGAATGGCTGCAGGACGCAGAGCGCCACTATCAGTGGGA ACTCCTCAAGAGAAAGGCCCTGCTTCAGATGCTGAAGCCAGGTGACCTTGCTTACTTGCAGACCTCACCCAAGAGGTGGGAGTCCCTGTCCAATCGCGGGAGAGATGACATCATCACAG AGACGCTGTGCAGAGTGGCGCTGTTTAGGGAATCCCAGTGA
- the cdca8 gene encoding borealin — translation MAPRKRTTNKGRKNDPKTAKLEAFLNDFDLEVKAIVERLKEKTNSFMKDVDNFYSVSLIKLPLAVRQMNWIAFCGSEAQKTPVEDAKKEEVATQVDTVLNEVHTIPAKPARKAVRKPGGSRAHLEDVENITLDQSTLKKGKSTRKAPSTSKRAKALSVSKQNNSIRKSSRRPLVTPARSILECSLIGPTPSITPRFDSRLPKTPGVRLPRHKEKVYSISVNGSPLAGGNNDIIINVPTGNGESLQLLASEMDTMDLSQLDEAAVKSIRLLQNRLTSLCGTAK, via the exons ATGGCACCACGGAAAAGAACCACTAACAAAGGTCGTAAAAACGACCCCAAAACTGCGAAACTGGAAGCCTTCCTCAACGATTTTGACCTTGAAG TAAAGGCTATCGTGGAGAGACTCAAGGAGAAGACCAACAGCTTTATGAAAGATGTAGACAACTTTTACAGCGTGTCTCTGATCAAGCTGCCACTGGCTGTGCGGCAGATGAACTGGATTGCGTTCTGTG GTTCTGAGGCACAGAAGACACCAGTAGAGGATGCTAAG AAGGAGGAGGTCGCCACTCAGGTGGATACTGTCCTGAATGAAGTTCACACCATCCCAGCAAAGCCTGCCAGGAAAG CGGTACGGAAGCCAGGTGGCTCCAGAGCTCACTTGGAGGATGTGGAGAACATTACCCTTGACCAGTCCACCTTAAAGAAG GGAAAGTCTACGAGAAAGGCCCCCTCAACTTCCAAGAGAGCCAAAGCCCTCTCGGTCAGCAAGCAGAATAACTCTATTAGAAA GTCCAGCAGGAGGCCGCTAGTGACGCCGGCTCGCAGCATTCTGGAATGTTCTCTGATTGGACCCACCCCATCTATCACCCCACGCTTTGActccag ACTTCCTAAAACTCCAGGGGTGAGGCTTCCCCGGCACAAGGAGAAGGTCTACAGCATCTCAGTCAACGGCTCCCCTCTTGCCGGTGGCAATAATGACATCATTATCAACGTTCCCACTGGGAATGGAGAG AGCCTTCAGCTGTTGGCCAGTGAGATGGATACTATGGACCTGAGTCAGCTGGATGAAGCAGCTGTGAAGAGCATCAGATTGTTACAG AACCGCCTTACATCTCTGTGTGGAACGGCGAAGTGA